In Microcaecilia unicolor chromosome 1, aMicUni1.1, whole genome shotgun sequence, the following are encoded in one genomic region:
- the LOC115460547 gene encoding olfactory receptor 1020-like produces MEGKNQTSITELILLGFTDLSKLQTLLFVAFLAMYVLTLLGNIGIVTLIRIDPQLHTPMYLFISNLSFVDICYSSTVTPRALANFIVEKKSMSLIGCAIQFFSLGLLASAESFLLSVMAYDRYTAICNPLLYTSVMTQKVCIQLIGTAYIISLTYSLVETGNIFSMSFCGCNEINHFYCDPLPLLKLSCSDTFLNEIIMQTFASIVITLNTVAIFLSYFYIISAILKIRSATGRQKAFSTCASHFITVVLFFGTLVFMYAFPSSHSSLNKNRFISIVYTMVIPMVNPMIYSLRNNDVKQALKKLVDKKWNS; encoded by the coding sequence ATGGAAGGCAAAAACCAAACCTCTATTACTGAACTCATCCTACTTGGATTCACTGACCTTTCCAAGCTACAGACTTTACTCTTTGTTGCATTTTTGGCCATgtatgtactcactctgctgggGAACATTGGTATTGTCACATTAATTAGGATTGATCCTCAACTTCATACAcctatgtacttatttattagcAACTTATCTTTTGTAGATATCTGCTATTCCTCAACTGTCACCCCAAGGGCACTGGCCAACtttatagtggagaaaaaaagcatgTCCTTGATTGGCTGTGCTATACAATTCTTTTCTCTTGGACTACTGGCATCTGCAGAGAGTTTCCTGCTATCAGTTATGGCTTATGATCGTTACACGGCAATATGTAATCCCTTACTGTACACATCTGTTATGACTCAAAAGGTTTGCATCCAGCTGATAGGAACTGCATATATAATTAGCTTGACGTATTCCTTGGTAGAAACTGGCAATATTTTCTCTATGTCTTTTTGTGGTTGTAACGAGATCAATCATTTCTACTGTGATCCCCTTCCTCTGTTGAAACTCTCTTGCTCTGATACCTTCCTCAATGAGATAATTATGCAAACGTTTGCTTCAATTGTTATTACTTTAAACACTGTGGCAATATTTCTTTCTTACTTTTATATTATTTCTGCTATCCTGAAAATTCGCTCTGCAACAGGGAGACAGAAAGCCTTTTCTACATGtgcttctcattttatcacagtaGTTTTATTCTTTGGGACCCTTGTCTTCATGTATGCATTTCCCAGTTCGCATTCTTCTCTGAACAAAAATCGGTTTATTTCTATAGTATACACAATGGTAATCCCTATGGTAAATCCTATGATCTACAGTCTCAGGAACAATGATGTCAAACAAGCACTGAAAAAACTTGTGGACAAAAAATGGAATTCTTAA